Within the Callospermophilus lateralis isolate mCalLat2 unplaced genomic scaffold, mCalLat2.hap1 Scaffold_123, whole genome shotgun sequence genome, the region gctagttcttaagaggtaggctatatcttctgtttgtcaaagtatttactctgaattattgGTGGAGCTAACTTTTATTGAGGTTTCTCTGTTGCCAGGTACTTTATTACCAAGGTTGCCATCAGAACCGGGAATGACATTACTCACTATCAGGATTGAGAAAATTGGTCTGAAAGATGCTGGACAGTGCATCGATCCCTATATTACAGTTAGTATAAAGGGTAAATAACTGGCAAATTGCattatgttttttctcatatgggacaaagtttttgacaggggatggtcttgtatatgtgacaacttactttaatgcattctataatgaggcaaaatcctagaagagatcataacagaacatagttctgaaagacttacaaaatatatttcctactTGCTTTTGAGTTTGTATAGATTTTTGCTCTTCAGATTCCAGCTAACGTGCGGACTAAACATGCACATTGTCTTTAAAAGCAGCTACAGCCTTCAGGATGTAGATTAACAATAGCACTCCTCACCTTCCATGGGTGTGTAGTTTTCTACACAAAGCCCCATTTCCTGTTTTCCcatctctcctgcttcagcccctctttttcctgtgctactgaggtatctacataggtgagtcctacagaggcagatgaaaatcaggggacagggaagtagggtgcgtccataacatccatgccctgaaagCAATCCCATGGGATGATGATGTGATTAAGGAATAAATTATACCATTTTATAGAAATAACTATAGTTAGTACAAATGGCTTATTTTAATCTGTAGTTTTGCACCAAAGGAACAGATCGGTGCTGAaattaaatggaggaacttttatcaattgcagaaataaagtcagatccatgggttcattagtgctaattaaaagaaaaatagaaccacaaagaaaaagatttaaTTAAAGAACATAATCCACAGCACTAATACTGGTACACTTTTAAATTCCGATGTTACCAGTTATCAAATATATAGTGtactggaaaatatttacattgtttgatagaccatttgaaaaactgcatactcattcagaaagtatacttaaaacacaaaaatatttaatgatgttgtaaatgttaagttacctttgcatatgttaaactgaaataattttatgtaaatattttttaattattaaatgtactaaattgtttttgagctttttgagacacataaatgaataacacataaacactgaagagttattaaatgagtccatgttgaatttgattaaactgagattttaaaacccagaaaattaaaactatatataacgtaccatctggttgttgtaaattcagggtatgttgtaaacagtataaccagaatttagataatatgtatgaaaaattattcattaacaaaagggtttttgttggctgttctcatccattttgggttcttaacagggaaattatgataaggttaggtttaaagacttttctaaataagccatatacttgatcaaagttagaaattggtggcagagctccattgtggcaaattatatactccagatttttttttttttttgcatagcaAAATATAGTGGGCTATTCCCTAAGGAAaacatgtttgttctttttaccacttcactatgaagatcaagttttgtcaacttggccatgtaaaggcttccttgtccccttcatgaggtctcctatccagtctatattcatttctctccacataccccatgaacttccacaactctcacatacttgctcacaccaaataggaatctcttagcctgagaatctcctctcagctCTTTCCATGCCTCTTTAGGAACTGTAACCTTTGCAGTTTCTAGATTTTCCGTCTGTATATGTGAATGCTCATAAGCAGAAACTTATTTGATTCTCCAGATCTGAATGGCATAGATTTAACTCCTGTGCCAGATACTGCTGTGGCTTCAAGAAAAGAAGATACATATGTTCATTTTAATGTGGACATTGAGCTCCAGAAGCATATTGAAAAATTAACCAGAGGTTTGTAATTATCAGTTACTGACTTCTTAAGGACTTCTTAAGAACAGTACTTATCTGGGTTTGTGTTGATAGTGTACTTAACACAAGATCTTATGTCACATAGTTATGAATATTGACTTAAAGAAAGTCAaatcaacaatttttttaaatatgagaattagcagttgcattatctagttgtgtaataatgtggttaaatattatttgacagggaagtttttctcataatacagagttaaggaagcaggttctctaataattaccttaagtccttttaggaacctaatgattactttctaacagttaaagaataattattttttctttcaataagatgcattgggtaaaaagatactataactggcagttagtttgtaagaatatggaaaggacaatctgagcatggtggtttcaggagggagagaaataaaatatcaaaggaactcttttaaatttctattctatCTAATATAGGTGCTTATTGAAACCATTTCTATAGGTACTACTGATACTTAAGTAACTTCTGTTTTTCTtgtggtatttaatattttacattctttggtagtttatgattctacatgtgtacataacttacattcttgctatacaattttgttgtactttgtagaattaaatgatatggagaaatgtcactcagacatggtagaagagcttggagtgacagccacagtgatttatcaacagttgtgtcatcagactgtttgacacatgttactttgtaaaatcataggcTTCTGGTGACACATAAGAAATATGTGGTCTCTGGCATATGtggtttgttttaattctttAGGTGCAGCTATCTTCTTTGAATTCAAACACTACAAGCCTAAAAAAAGGTTTACCAGCACCAAGTGTTTTGCTTTCATGGAGATGGATGAGATTAAACCTGGGCCAATTGTAATAGAACTGTAAGTGATATACATATAGGATTCATACTGTTCTAATGGTTACTGGTTCATGTTTCTCCTTAGTCCCTCTTACCGAGAATGTAACATTGAAGTAAATCAATCatcaaagtattttaaacaatCATCTTTCTATTGTGGTTACAGATACAAGAAACCCACTGACTTTAAAAGAAATTGCAGTTATTGACCAAGAAACCACTTTATCTTCATCTACATCAAACTTTGCACAAGGAATGATTCTGACATGAGTAATGTGGAATTTCTGTGAATTTTACCACTCAGTAGAAACCATCATAGCTCTGGGTAGCATATTCATCCTTCAGGAGGCAGGAAGTGAGCCGTACCTATAGGCCAGTGAGTCCATTGCAACGCTGTACCACAGAACTAAAGTCCAGCACCTCATTgttatgactcttttggatacaaggtttattgtagattttgaaacatgtttttacttttctattaattgtgcaattcatagtctttttcctaatttaccactgtttctaccctgcttcctggaacaatactgctgtggtaggtatgctcatcttcaaactttaaaatacagcaataagaaTGTGTTAGAGTTTACACATTTGCTCACTTTTGCTCCAATATGGTCTTTTGATTTGAATTAACTTCAAACTTTTGAATTGAAGTGGGTAGGATAGTACCAGATTGCTTTGAAAGGAAATTGGATCAGTTATGGTCTGTCTTATAGGCTGTTCCTTAGAGCTGGCCTAAATTCACCCTAATCTGATAGTTCTACTTTGAAATAGTGTGCCTTTACCAGATCAATATCTTATATGGGAGTGCCCCCCAGATTGTagctgtgatttttttccagatgaccAGATTGTTTTTCTGAAAGTGACCATATATTTAGTCATGTTGATTAGTTGTTGTACATCACATTGCTATTGTTTCCAGGGTTAACATTAATgattctagggttaacattaaaaccatctctctcagaataattacaaatttttgggtgggtttaaatcatgtcatctagaaataattgagtcagatgctaatgagatactgcaggaacaactgctgtttttctgacaactgattgtgaaaccttaaaacctgcatactttgtctttataaagtgatgagtatgcaaaatctggaaagatattctatttttttaaatataggtagATACAATTGCAATTTATTTCCTATTTAGATATAGTGACATTCATAAGAAAATATGCAGGTCATTAGCCTATTATAATTTCACCATTTACATTACTTTTAACTTAATGATGAGACATAAATAAAACTTTCAGAGTACACAAGGTGGATATTTGATACACAGAACATAAAGATTTGTGAGGAGCTTTTTTGTGGGTTACATGTAGaacccatgtattttaatattcactattttaaaagaacaatgcatgaagggaatgcaatacttggcctatttttaaactagtgtaaaccctaatcataccatctgtttgctttttaaaacgaataacagttattttagcccttgcacttcaagagatctagtctttaatttttcagttgtctgttaggtcaattttgttttctagatgaatgttaataaaactatatgagcctgaaagaattctcaaccaaatttatcttttctttcatctggattgggttaatttcacaagtgcaaaaatagttcagtctacagtagttctaggaaatgaagaatttgccttaaaaaaaatgttcactcaactgaaactctgagtagtcaaaatttccagactgtaaacttctcaagagaagggcctcatcttctccatgtcaTGTAAACTTTCCAAGGTTTTCGGCAGCACTCTGTACCCTGTGGAGTACTCAGTACCTTTTTGTTTGATGTTACTGATGTTTGAAGTTGCTCCCTTAAAATctactattaaaatgtagcaaaactgatacattgttctttctgtttttttcagactataaaacatgtatatcaaagtgataatttaaaaaaaaaaacataccttttttttttggttgtagatggacacagtacctttatatttatatgtggtgctgagaatcaaacccagtgcctcacacgcaaccccagcccctcaaagtgataatttatatgaagaaacatttagcatccttcacataagaatgtttttttaaacctctatttatttgtgtgatgctgaggattaaacccagggccttgcctgcgctaggcaagtactctacctctgagccccaaccccagctgccaccaaagaatggggttatgtgaaaaaaaagaggatgctttgtatgaatgtctttcatcagcattaaacaaacttaaattgaacattgtcatcagcttagctttaattcagacctgaatgaccaaacctcccctgccaaaaaaggtggttttatcttgaagcaattaacacaaaacaatctgtatctcacaaattagttgtttaaatttactttctagtgtgggaggggatgagtcactggacaataattacaactatagcagtagtactttcaggttgaaacactactgcttcacaaatgaaatgattttagtaactaaactcaaacacaatttgcTGGAGAGAACTTCTAAAACTTTTGAGATACAAAAGTATAATGGAATCAAGGGACAGTATTCTCTCACAACCGGTATATGGGCAGCTACCTTGGGCTTTGCTACAGAAGTGGTACAATCAGATGGATGTAAGGAGAGGCAACTATGGGTGGGTTCAGAACTGCTCAGATAAACTACATAGAACGCATTATAGCTTACtaatagaataaatacaaaaaaggctttagagggaaaactactgttgctttgaataaaaagaataaatctgcctttccttgaaaatctatcttcctagctgacatcacctttatttaaatgctattttaaaattagaaattatagtaacttcagcattgccttgtgtcctgtagaggttgaaagatacattcaaaattggtgtttgtgacttcaattttattttacatggttaAAAATGGCATAAGCTATTATACGGTTTTCCTCTTACACACAGCTGCTGCTTCTGATATTAAATGGAGGCTATGTAGATTGAATTCTTCCTAACAGACTCAAAttctttttgattctgagtcatcttcagtagtttagagattttgtttcacagagattttgtttcacactgaagcttttgcccctattttgagaatacttaggggacataaaaagaacaatgatatgttctaggtttcaacaatcctattactttctagaactttaaagaatgaaagaatatggtctagcagtaaataaaagtaccaggcttttataattttatttaaatcttaaacctcttaaaatgtactgttaaaattgctgtaattaaaattacagctctggagagctagttcttagaaacattgttttaaagacagtagttacagattcaggatttgctttaattgatttttaaataaaatatatttgagtatctgtaaaaaaaaaagaatttaattcagcccatagttgctgattaaagacattataagccttagagtttcattcattctttctcagaagattatatttttctaattttttttatcatatttcttggaaatcagtggcaaggtatgggaaagagaagagtgtgtgtgtacattttttaaaagaaatttccttattttttatagacacaacataccaccctatattttactgttataatgcaataatggcaaaagcagtagaacttcaggtcaaacaactcttgctactaatgtaaactcattctcagaaaaccattctcacatggacagtggttagaaaaaagtacatgaatgtgctacaaaaatagagcCAGAAGACTTCTCACAAGTAAAAGAAATTCCTCTGTATAAGTCCACAGTTGACCAAGGTCTAGCCTCCTGAacagtgagcaacaggaaatatgcTGCCAAGTCACCATCTTCAGTTCTGAGAGTGAGTTTACATGCTTCCCCAATGGCACAAAGTCACATGACGATCCAATGAATCAACAGACActtgggaaatattaataaacatttttttatgaactattacaacaaagaacttcagaaagaaggaaaatgaagtttatgatctttgagtaaacatttttagtgtaacagtctctgcgaccagatatttaaagagaaaaatcaagcttataaaacaccatttctccgttatcaactggaatacactaaaaataggataatggaaatccatgttcttaaagcatttccacaggaaatgtccataattatgacattctaaatcatttagcaattgtatatgctacattaactaaaacaaaggtattccttattgcacattttaaagttggaaggatactctagtttaagtgggggatatttagggggaaaatattttggctcCAAATGTGTACTGCACCAAGGCAGCTTTATTCTAAAAACATAaaccatttaaaataaactttttatattttgaagccaataatccttcaacacaatgaatagttcatagtccactttctgactaagtgtcagaggttaattttatgggccctgttttaaggcctgtgaacagccctcactactctgagaattgggtgtaggtggaggttcatctttaaagcctgaagacattaagtcttttgcagcaggtggtggcccatagtctcagggaccatgagttggaggtggtaatggggcaccaggaatgaagtactctcttgggccaaatgagcctaaaggtctaaatggtgcaggtcctggaaaaaaatcacgaggttcaaaaggcaaatcccattgtccaggtggaacacctggtgcatattctctgaagcctattggtgGACGCATACCAGgacctggaaaataaaaaggaagttatgtaaatacccagaaatttctgaacttgggtgatttcaagtatgttaatatagtctttaatttctcccaagcctagaacatcaactggtgaacatcctgacttgccagatgaggcaaactgaaatggaacaagtttaggttatagcctggccaaccagccatgaagcaacatattaaggatttaaacatggctctacctagctccaggcttatcttttttctttccctactatataattgcagaattatttctatctcacaagagctccatttatatttggaagtactatattaccatgacaagatgatagattatgaaataagaactttactacatcaaagaaattttgataaaaggaaatcccactatttattactgtatccattaaaaattcatgaagtatttcagcatggactttacacatgccatcagaatcaaggggcatgccctcctggaaaaggccttccacagccacctaattaaatcagcaacatttattaggtcactgttaaatcctcctctttaacacttccctctgacttttctcaaggtaaggagggtttgacttttccttttctatattctataacctactgcttatgcttccattatgggtgattacaaactttatgctataggattttcatatctgtgacaaaattttaagttatgtcatgtgtctcatccacctttccatctattgcagtgcatatcaacatattttcaacaaacatctgCAGAAGTAATATTTCTGGCTTTTCTCTTTATAGCCCCTTATCCTTGTCTATGAGATAGCTATTGCCTATCTCAGTATAAGATTATGTAGTGTCCTATATGTCccagaaaactggaggaaaagttaaaatgtactcagctgtatcctttcattgttaagacctgagatagcaaccaactgttttagcaagcaatagaaatgaaagatgaatgtgATTTATACGTCAATCACTACTGTTCAGATCATCATACCAAACGGTGGAGGAATTGGCTGAGGCCCAAAAGGCCCACCGAGCTGAAATGGTGGTCCATACCAAAAGGGAGGTGGTGGAGGCCGTCCCATCGGGGGTCCCATAGGGGGGCCCATGAAGGGTACCCCTGAGAAAGGAGGGGGCCCTTTCATAGCCATATTAACCTGCAATTTAAGATTTGAAAgcagttaaaagttttaaaattcctatgtattAAGACAAAGTACCAACACTGATAAAAGCTAAAACCCCAAACAGGCACCTGTCCACAGAACACCATCAGTGCAACAAACTCTACCCACCCCTCCTGTGTATTCCCACTGACAGCTTACAGAAGTTAGAAGGATTCCACAAGAGGGAGCAGTTTGTTACTGATTATATCTGCACAGGAAAGGGAAAGGCAAGAGGACTGGCAGAGGTTATTAACAGAGGTGATTTCTGACCAGTATGTCATGCTGTATTCACTACAACCTATTTCAAAGGGAGTCCCCCCTCCCCATCACTTCCCTTTCGTCACAATAGCTCATTACTTCTATATTAagaatgaacagaataaaatgaaaaatccattctttaCCCATGTAATAATTGCTACAATTCAGAGTATCTTCAGTAAGTCTTTCATATATTATTCAACCTCTGAGATCTTTACATAGACTGTCTTGTTTTAAATAAGAGGGAACAAAAGCAAATGGATTATCATCATTTGTTGAAGGCCACTCTGCATATTAAAGGATCTCAATCCCATGTTTACCTCCAAGCCATGCTTTTCCCACCTCTACTCCTCTCTAACAACGGGtctttgctctcttttaaatcttctactacaaaggggtttgggggtcttatctaagctgcccttagattgcttcagagatgtatattcctggaatatgtatacactggaacttgagaagtattttccaatacaatgctatatacacaaattaggaagacaaggctttaatatttactttcatttactgtacaccatttgagatattgatttatcatttcctatgagtagtgggtttgaaactaaacaattaaaaatttattttattatagagctgcagaagacctaccagatataatagcaacacagtttcaagagaatgcacttatgtgaacaaatggaccattgcttgggactggctcaagaggtcatttcagattatcattgttgcactgaaacagtatttcactttcataaaatctgataccaatctaattcaaataactcaaaatagggtttgctcaaatggaggaattcttaaatagcattcttccaaacaaaaatagaaatgatgaattatataatttttaatgaatttactttgcctttgaacattcaacacaaaacaccatgtaaagttagagtgataacttttcacattctgtagttcattatagtggtacacacttaagccacatttccaagttaaggagaaaagtaagctcaatattgcatgcagtttaaagcaaacaagatcagtgtcatgctctgaatatccttcccagaaatgcacagaataaaacccaattcagttctcaacctctaagtacttactccaactggatgctcagtcaaagaagtaatggtagaaactgagggggtctcaggttcttggggaacagtttgctttttaaaaaacaaatgggatagtACAAATAGAACACAAAGAAGGATAAAGCAAAGAGCAAGTACTGTAGGAAAGCTACATGTTCCTGCACGACCACGTGATTCACAGTAACTACAGAACTTACCTTGCCCTCATCCATCACCTTAGCTGGAGAAGAACTTCTGGAGCTGCTCTTCATGTGAGCTGGACCACATCCTGGGTCTGTTAGAGATCAAAGAATGGATTCAGACTTATTCTAACATGAAGAGAATAAAAATCCTGCATCCACAATTACAGATTCTTTGAAATTACTTGGTCTCTTTACCAGAGGCAACGGGTTTCCCAGATGCCTCAGAAGACCATTGAGTACGAGGTAAAAGTCTATCCAATGACCCTTGGGAAAGAAAGATCAGAGCCcttgtatgtatttttcagaagaaataaaccactggtggacaggtcagggctcaacaataactagaaagcaacattaaaaatgggttgcccaggggttggggtcatagctcagttgtagagtgtttgcctagcatgtgtgaggcactgggtttgattctcagcaccacaccatctacaattaaaaattttttttttaaaaaatgggttgcccaatacgaaaatcacaatttatgaagagacttaagtaaaataaagaactgcCTTGGGTTGATAGAACAGCAAATTAATACGTACTGGTCCTAAACTTTAAGCTATAGACTTGAAGTATGTGTAGGTTGGCTTTTCTTTAGTCTGTATAACCTGACTTCCAATCTTACCAAGACTACAGTCCTATTTAGAATTGAAAGTAAG harbors:
- the LOC143640139 gene encoding axin interactor, dorsalization-associated protein-like — its product is MTLLTIRIEKIGLKDAGQCIDPYITVSIKDLNGIDLTPVPDTAVASRKEDTYVHFNVDIELQKHIEKLTRGAAIFFEFKHYKPKKRFTSTKCFAFMEMDEIKPGPIVIELYKKPTDFKRNCSY